A genome region from Tolypothrix sp. PCC 7712 includes the following:
- a CDS encoding Tfp pilus assembly protein FimT/FimU, giving the protein MYSLALKEKVHNYQLRWLFQKLKDSPAIPSEISGFSLVEVVVVVVMIGILSAIAAPSWLSFSNRQKINKANDVIVSAIQEAQREAKRRKISYNVSFITDNNIPKIAIYPTKDVADGYWRVLGEGLGIQSGLIVLGTNLTDTNTTTSSSTVSYASTTAKTITFDYTGALDLLVKTNTNSLTSVQNEKIGDKGLIIAISLAKPGSPTEPTGVKRCVIVKTLLGSIKTGKDTECN; this is encoded by the coding sequence ATGTATAGTTTAGCGTTAAAAGAAAAAGTACATAACTATCAACTTAGATGGCTCTTTCAAAAACTAAAAGACTCTCCCGCTATTCCCTCAGAAATTTCTGGGTTTAGTCTAGTGGAGGTTGTAGTCGTAGTAGTGATGATTGGAATATTATCTGCGATCGCAGCTCCTAGTTGGCTGAGTTTTAGTAACAGACAAAAGATAAATAAAGCTAATGATGTGATTGTATCAGCAATTCAAGAAGCTCAGAGAGAAGCGAAAAGGCGAAAAATTAGTTATAACGTCAGCTTTATAACTGACAATAATATTCCCAAAATTGCTATCTATCCTACAAAAGATGTTGCTGATGGTTATTGGCGCGTTTTAGGTGAAGGTTTAGGAATTCAATCAGGGTTAATAGTATTAGGAACAAACCTGACTGATACAAACACCACTACTAGCAGTAGCACCGTATCATATGCCTCTACTACCGCAAAAACAATCACCTTTGACTACACAGGTGCTTTAGATCTTCTAGTGAAAACAAACACTAACAGTTTAACATCTGTACAAAACGAGAAAATTGGCGATAAAGGCTTAATTATAGCCATAAGTTTAGCAAAACCAGGTAGTCCTACTGAGCCTACAGGTGTTAAGCGCTGTGTGATTGTCAAAACTTTATTAGGTTCTATCAAAACCGGAAAAGATACTGAATGTAATTAA